The following are from one region of the Staphylococcus argenteus genome:
- the recF gene encoding DNA replication/repair protein RecF (All proteins in this family for which functions are known are DNA-binding proteins that assist the filamentation of RecA onto DNA for the initiation of recombination or recombinational repair.), protein MKLNTLQLENYRNYDEVTLKCHPDVNILIGENAQGKTNLLESIYTLALAKSHRTSNDKELIRFDADYAKIEGELSYRHGTMPLTMFITKKGKQVKVNHLEQSRLTQYVGHLNVVLFAPEDLNIVKGSPQIRRRFIDMELGQISAVYLNDLAQYQRILKQKNNYLKQLQLGQKKDLTMLEVLNQQFAEYALKVTDKRAHFIQELESLAKPIHAGITNDRETLSLNYLPSLKFDDAQIEAARLEEIMSILSDNMQREKERGISLFGPHRDDISFDVNGMDAQTYGSQGQQRTTALSIKLAEIELMNIEVGEYPILLLDDVLSELDDSRQTHLLSTIQHKVQTFVTTTSVDGIDHEIMNNAKLYRINQGEIIK, encoded by the coding sequence ATGAAATTAAATACACTCCAATTAGAAAACTATCGTAACTATGATGAGGTTACGTTGAAGTGTCATCCTGATGTGAATATCCTTATTGGAGAAAATGCACAAGGAAAGACAAATTTACTTGAATCAATCTATACCTTAGCTTTAGCAAAAAGTCATAGAACGAGTAATGATAAGGAACTCATACGTTTCGACGCTGATTATGCTAAAATAGAAGGTGAGCTTAGTTATAGACATGGTACGATGCCATTAACGATGTTTATAACTAAAAAAGGTAAACAAGTCAAAGTGAATCACTTAGAGCAAAGTCGACTAACACAATATGTTGGTCATCTCAATGTGGTTCTTTTTGCGCCAGAAGATTTAAATATTGTTAAAGGCTCTCCTCAAATAAGACGACGCTTTATAGATATGGAGTTGGGCCAAATTTCTGCTGTTTACTTAAATGATTTAGCACAATACCAACGTATTTTAAAGCAAAAGAATAATTACTTGAAACAGTTACAATTAGGTCAGAAAAAGGACCTGACTATGCTGGAAGTTTTAAATCAGCAGTTTGCAGAATATGCTTTAAAGGTGACTGATAAACGTGCGCATTTTATTCAAGAGCTAGAATCATTAGCAAAACCAATTCATGCTGGGATTACAAATGATAGAGAAACGTTGTCGCTGAATTATTTACCTAGTCTTAAATTCGATGATGCTCAAATTGAAGCGGCACGTCTTGAAGAGATTATGTCTATTCTAAGTGATAACATGCAAAGAGAAAAAGAGCGTGGTATTAGCTTGTTTGGACCACATCGAGACGATATTAGTTTTGATGTAAATGGCATGGATGCACAAACATATGGTTCTCAAGGTCAGCAACGTACAACGGCATTGTCCATTAAGTTAGCTGAAATTGAATTAATGAATATCGAAGTTGGGGAATACCCCATCTTATTATTAGACGATGTACTTAGTGAATTAGATGATTCACGTCAAACGCATTTATTAAGTACAATTCAGCATAAAGTACAAACATTTGTCACTACGACATCTGTTGATGGTATTGATCATGAAATTATGAATAACGCTAAATTGTATCGTATTAATCAAGGTGAAATTATAAAGTAA
- the gyrB gene encoding DNA topoisomerase (ATP-hydrolyzing) subunit B, producing MVTALSDVNNTDNYGAGQIQVLEGLEAVRKRPGMYIGSTSERGLHHLVWEIVDNSIDEALAGYANQIEVVIEKDNWIKVTDNGRGIPVDIQEKMGRPAVEVILTVLHAGGKFGGGGYKVSGGLHGVGSSVVNALSQDLEVYVHRNEAIYHQAYKKGVPQFDLKEVGTTDKTGTVIRFKADGEIFTETTIYNYETLQQRIRELAFLNKGIQITLRDERDEDNIREDSYHYEGGIKSYVELLNEKKEPIHDEPIYIHQSKDDIEVEIAIQYNSGYATNLLTYANNIHTYEGGTHEDGFKRALTRVLNSYGLSSKIMKEDKDRLSGEDTREGMTAIISIKHGDPQFEGQTKTKLGNSEVRQVVDKLFSEHFERFLYENPQVARTVVEKGIMAARARVAAKKAREVTRRKSALDVASLPGKLADCSSKSPEECEIFLVEGDSAGGSTKSGRDSRTQAILPLRGKILNVEKARLDRILNNNEIRQMITAFGTGIGGDFDLAKARYHKIVIMTDADVDGAHIRTLLLTFFYRFMRPLIEAGYVYIAQPPLYKLTQGKQKYYVYNDRELEKLKSELNPTPKWSIARYKGLGEMNADQLWETTMNPEHRALLQVKLEDAIEADQTFEMLMGDVVENRRQFIEDNAVYANLDF from the coding sequence ATGGTGACTGCATTGTCAGATGTAAACAACACGGATAATTATGGTGCTGGGCAAATACAAGTATTAGAAGGTTTAGAAGCAGTACGTAAAAGACCAGGTATGTATATTGGTTCAACTTCAGAAAGAGGTTTGCACCATTTAGTATGGGAAATCGTTGATAACAGTATCGACGAAGCATTAGCTGGTTATGCAAACCAAATTGAAGTCGTTATTGAAAAAGATAACTGGATTAAAGTAACAGATAACGGACGTGGTATCCCAGTTGATATTCAAGAAAAAATGGGACGTCCAGCTGTCGAAGTTATTTTAACTGTTTTACATGCTGGTGGTAAATTCGGCGGTGGCGGATACAAAGTATCTGGTGGTTTACATGGTGTTGGTTCATCAGTAGTAAACGCATTGTCACAAGACTTAGAAGTATATGTACACAGAAATGAGGCAATCTATCATCAGGCATACAAAAAAGGTGTACCTCAATTTGACTTAAAGGAAGTTGGCACAACTGATAAGACAGGTACTGTCATTCGTTTTAAAGCAGATGGAGAAATCTTCACAGAGACAACAATATATAATTATGAAACGTTACAGCAACGTATTAGAGAGCTTGCTTTCTTAAATAAAGGTATTCAAATTACGTTAAGAGATGAACGTGATGAAGACAATATTCGAGAAGACTCCTATCACTATGAAGGGGGTATTAAATCGTACGTTGAATTATTAAATGAAAAGAAAGAACCAATTCATGATGAACCAATTTATATACATCAATCTAAAGATGATATTGAAGTGGAAATTGCGATTCAATACAACTCGGGATATGCTACGAATCTGTTAACTTACGCAAATAATATTCATACGTATGAAGGTGGTACGCATGAAGATGGATTTAAACGTGCATTAACACGCGTTTTAAACAGTTATGGTTTAAGTAGCAAGATTATGAAAGAAGACAAAGATAGACTTTCTGGTGAAGATACACGTGAAGGTATGACAGCAATTATATCTATCAAACATGGTGATCCTCAGTTTGAAGGTCAAACAAAGACGAAATTAGGTAACTCTGAAGTACGTCAAGTTGTAGATAAATTGTTCTCTGAGCATTTTGAAAGATTTTTATATGAAAATCCACAAGTAGCACGTACGGTTGTTGAAAAAGGTATTATGGCGGCACGTGCGCGTGTTGCAGCGAAAAAAGCGCGTGAAGTAACGCGTCGTAAGTCAGCATTAGATGTTGCGAGTTTACCAGGTAAATTAGCAGATTGTTCTAGTAAAAGTCCTGAAGAATGTGAAATCTTCTTAGTCGAGGGTGACTCTGCCGGGGGGTCTACAAAATCCGGCCGTGACTCTAGAACGCAAGCCATTCTTCCGTTACGAGGAAAAATATTAAACGTTGAAAAGGCTCGATTAGACCGAATCTTAAACAATAATGAAATTCGTCAAATGATTACAGCATTCGGTACAGGTATCGGTGGCGATTTTGATTTAGCAAAAGCACGCTACCATAAAATCGTAATTATGACCGATGCAGATGTCGATGGTGCGCATATTAGAACATTGTTACTTACATTCTTCTATCGATTTATGAGACCGTTAATCGAAGCAGGTTATGTGTACATTGCACAACCACCATTATATAAATTAACACAAGGTAAACAAAAATATTATGTATACAATGATAGGGAACTTGAAAAACTTAAATCTGAATTGAACCCAACGCCAAAATGGTCAATTGCACGATACAAAGGTCTTGGAGAAATGAATGCAGATCAATTATGGGAAACAACTATGAATCCTGAACACCGTGCATTATTACAAGTGAAACTTGAAGATGCTATTGAAGCGGACCAAACATTTGAAATGTTAATGGGTGACGTTGTAGAAAACCGTAGACAATTTATAGAAGATAATGCAGTTTATGCAAACTTAGACTTCTAA
- the gyrA gene encoding DNA gyrase subunit A: MAELPQSRINERNITSEMRESFLDYAMSVIVARALPDVRDGLKPVHRRILYGLNEQGMTPDKSYKKSARIVGDVMGKYHPHGDSSIYEAMVRMAQDFSYRYPLVDGQGNFGSMDGDGAAAMRYTEARMTKITLELLRDINKDTIDFIDNYDGNEREPSVLPARFPNLLANGASGIAVGMATNIPPHNLTELINGVLSLSKNPDISIAELMEDIEGPDFPTAGLILGKSGIRRAYETGRGSIQMRSRAEIEERGGGRQRIVVTEIPFQVNKARMIEKIAELVRDKKIDGITDLRDETSLRTGVRVVIDVRKDANASVILNNLYKQTPLQTSFGVNMIALVNGRPKLINLKEALVHYLEHQKTVVRRRTQYNLRKAKDRAHILEGLRIALDHIDEIISTIRESDTDKIAMESLQQRFKLSEKQAQAILDMRLRRLTGLERDKIEAEYNELLNYISELEAILADEEVLLQLVRDELTEIRDRFGDDRRTEIQLGGFEDLEDEDLIPEEQIVITLSHNNYIKRLPVSTYRAQNRGGRGVQGMNTLEEDFVSQLVTLSTHDHVLFFTNKGRVYKLKGYEVPELSRQSKGIPVVNAIELENDEVISTMIAVKDLESEENFLVFATKRGIVKRSALSNFSRINRNGKIAISFREDDELIAVRLTSGQEDILIGTSHASLIRFPESTLRPLGRTATGVKGITLREGDEVVGLDVAHANSVDEVLVVTENGYGKRTPVNDYRLSNRGGKGIKTATITERNGNVVCITTVTGEEDLMIVTNAGVIIRLDVADISQNGRAAQGVRLIRLGDDQFVSTVAKVKEDAEDEANEDEQSTSAVSEDGTEQRHEAVVNDETPGNAIHTEVIESEETDDDGRIEVRQDFMDRVEEDIQQASDDDEE, translated from the coding sequence ATGGCTGAATTACCTCAATCAAGAATAAATGAACGAAATATTACCAGTGAAATGCGTGAATCATTTTTAGATTATGCGATGAGTGTTATTGTTGCTCGTGCATTGCCAGATGTTCGTGACGGTTTAAAACCAGTACATCGTCGTATACTTTATGGATTGAATGAACAAGGTATGACACCGGATAAATCATATAAAAAATCAGCACGTATCGTTGGTGACGTAATGGGTAAATATCACCCTCATGGTGACTCATCTATTTATGAAGCAATGGTACGTATGGCTCAAGATTTTAGTTATCGTTATCCGCTTGTTGATGGTCAAGGTAACTTTGGTTCAATGGATGGAGACGGTGCAGCAGCAATGCGTTATACTGAGGCACGTATGACTAAAATTACGCTTGAACTGTTACGTGATATTAATAAAGATACAATAGATTTTATCGATAACTATGATGGTAATGAAAGAGAGCCGTCAGTCTTACCAGCACGTTTCCCTAACTTATTAGCAAACGGTGCATCAGGTATTGCTGTAGGTATGGCAACAAATATTCCACCACATAACTTAACAGAATTAATCAATGGGGTGCTTAGTTTAAGTAAGAATCCTGATATTTCAATAGCTGAGTTGATGGAGGATATTGAAGGTCCTGATTTCCCAACTGCTGGACTTATTTTAGGTAAAAGTGGAATTAGACGTGCTTATGAAACAGGTCGTGGTTCAATTCAAATGCGCTCTCGAGCGGAAATTGAAGAACGTGGCGGTGGTCGTCAACGTATTGTTGTGACTGAAATTCCTTTCCAAGTGAATAAAGCACGTATGATTGAAAAAATTGCAGAGCTAGTGCGCGACAAAAAAATTGATGGTATCACTGACTTACGAGACGAAACAAGTTTACGTACAGGTGTGAGAGTAGTCATTGATGTTCGTAAGGATGCAAATGCTAGTGTCATTTTAAATAACTTATATAAACAAACGCCACTTCAAACATCATTTGGTGTGAATATGATTGCACTTGTAAATGGCAGACCAAAACTTATTAATTTAAAAGAAGCTTTGGTACATTACTTAGAGCATCAAAAGACAGTTGTTAGAAGACGTACGCAATATAATTTACGTAAAGCTAAAGATCGTGCCCACATTTTAGAAGGGTTACGTATTGCGTTAGATCACATCGACGAAATTATTTCAACGATTCGTGAATCAGATACAGATAAAATTGCCATGGAAAGCTTGCAACAACGCTTTAAACTTTCTGAGAAACAAGCACAAGCAATTTTAGACATGCGTTTGAGACGTTTAACAGGTTTAGAACGTGACAAAATTGAAGCAGAATATAATGAGTTATTAAATTATATTAGTGAATTAGAAGCAATCTTAGCTGATGAAGAAGTGTTATTACAGTTAGTTAGAGATGAATTAACAGAAATTCGAGATCGTTTTGGTGATGACCGTCGTACTGAAATTCAATTAGGTGGATTTGAAGATTTAGAAGATGAAGACCTCATTCCAGAAGAACAAATTGTAATTACATTGAGCCATAATAACTACATTAAACGTTTGCCGGTATCTACATATCGTGCTCAAAACCGTGGTGGTCGTGGTGTTCAAGGTATGAATACATTAGAAGAAGACTTCGTTAGTCAATTAGTAACGTTAAGTACACATGACCATGTATTGTTCTTTACTAACAAAGGTCGCGTATACAAACTTAAAGGTTATGAAGTGCCTGAGTTATCTAGACAATCTAAAGGTATTCCTGTAGTGAATGCTATTGAACTTGAAAATGATGAAGTCATTAGTACAATGATTGCTGTAAAAGACCTTGAAAGTGAAGAAAACTTCTTAGTGTTTGCAACGAAACGTGGAATTGTAAAACGTTCAGCATTAAGTAACTTCTCAAGAATTAACAGAAATGGTAAGATTGCTATTTCATTTAGAGAAGATGACGAGTTAATCGCAGTACGTTTAACAAGTGGTCAAGAAGATATCTTGATTGGTACTTCTCATGCATCATTAATTCGATTCCCTGAATCAACATTACGTCCTTTAGGTCGAACTGCAACAGGTGTGAAAGGGATTACACTTCGTGAAGGTGACGAAGTTGTAGGGCTTGATGTAGCTCATGCAAATAGTGTTGATGAAGTATTAGTTGTTACTGAAAATGGCTATGGTAAACGTACGCCAGTAAATGACTATCGCTTATCAAATCGTGGTGGTAAAGGTATTAAGACTGCAACGATTACTGAACGTAACGGTAATGTTGTTTGTATTACAACTGTTACTGGTGAAGAAGATTTAATGATTGTTACAAATGCAGGTGTTATTATTCGACTAGACGTTGCAGATATTTCGCAAAATGGTCGTGCAGCACAAGGTGTTCGTTTAATTCGCTTAGGTGATGATCAATTTGTTTCTACTGTTGCTAAAGTAAAAGAAGATGCAGAAGATGAAGCAAATGAAGATGAGCAATCAACTTCAGCTGTATCTGAAGATGGTACAGAGCAACGACATGAAGCGGTTGTAAATGATGAAACACCAGGAAATGCAATTCATACTGAAGTGATTGAATCAGAAGAAACTGATGATGATGGACGTATTGAAGTAAGACAAGATTTCATGGATCGTGTTGAAGAAGATATACAACAAGCATCAGATGATGATGAAGAATAA
- a CDS encoding NAD(P)H-hydrate dehydratase → METLNSINIPKRKEDSHKGDYGKILLIGGSANLGGAIMLAARACVFSGSGLITVATHPTNHSALHSRCPEAMVIDINDTKMLTKMIEMTDSILIGPGLGVDFKGNNAITFLLQNIQPHQNLIVDGDAITIFSKLKPQLPTCRVIFTPHLKEWERLSGIPIEEQTYERNREAVDRLGATVVLKKHGTEIFFKDEDFKLTIGSPAMATGGMGDTLAGMITSFVGQFDNLKEAVMSATYTHSFIGENLAKDMYVVPPSRLINEIPYAMKQLES, encoded by the coding sequence ATGGAAACGTTAAATTCTATTAACATTCCTAAGCGTAAAGAAGATTCACATAAAGGTGATTATGGCAAAATTTTATTAATTGGTGGATCTGCTAACTTAGGTGGTGCCATTATGTTAGCGGCTCGTGCATGTGTATTTAGCGGTAGTGGTTTAATCACTGTAGCAACACATCCAACAAATCACTCAGCATTACATTCGCGCTGTCCAGAAGCCATGGTTATCGATATTAATGATACGAAAATGTTAACGAAAATGATTGAAATGACTGATAGTATCCTTATTGGTCCCGGACTTGGTGTTGATTTTAAAGGGAATAATGCCATTACATTCCTATTACAAAATATACAACCACATCAAAACTTGATTGTCGATGGTGATGCAATTACAATTTTTAGTAAACTTAAACCACAATTACCTACATGTCGTGTCATATTTACTCCTCACCTTAAAGAATGGGAACGTTTAAGCGGTATCCCAATTGAGGAACAAACATATGAACGTAATCGTGAAGCGGTAGATCGTTTAGGTGCAACAGTTGTACTTAAAAAACATGGTACTGAAATTTTCTTTAAAGATGAAGACTTTAAATTGACAATTGGTAGCCCTGCGATGGCTACTGGAGGTATGGGTGATACACTTGCCGGTATGATTACAAGTTTTGTCGGTCAATTCGATAACTTAAAAGAAGCGGTTATGAGTGCCACATATACACATAGTTTCATTGGTGAAAACCTTGCAAAAGATATGTATGTGGTGCCACCATCAAGACTTATCAATGAAATACCATACGCAATGAAGCAATTAGAAAGTTAA
- the hutH gene encoding histidine ammonia-lyase, which produces MTLYLDGETLTIEGIKSFLQQQSKIEIVDEALERVKKSRDVVERIIENEETVYGITTGFGLFSDVRIDPTQYNELQVNLIRSHACGLGEPFSKEVALVMMVLRLNTLLKGHSGATLDLVRQLQFFVNERIIPVIPQQGSLGASGDLAPLSHLALALIGEGKVFYKDIEMDSADVLKQLDRPPLKLQAKEGLALINGTQAMTAQGVISYIEAEDLGYQSEWIAALTHQSLNGIIDAYRHEVHAVRNFQEQINVAARMRDWLEGSKLTTRQAEIRVQDAYTLRCIPQIHGASFQVFNYVKQQLEFEMNAANDNPLIFEETDETLVISGGNFHGQPIAFALDHLKLGVSELANVSERRLERLVNPQLNGDLPAFLSPEPGLQSGAMIMQYAAASLVSENKTLAHPASVDSITSSANQEDHVSMGTTAARHGYQIIENARRVLSIECVIALQAAELKGIEGLSPKTRRKYEEFRSIVPSITHDRQFHKDIEAVAHYLKQSLYQTSGCH; this is translated from the coding sequence ATGACATTATATTTAGATGGAGAAACACTAACAATTGAGGGTATTAAATCATTTTTACAACAACAATCTAAGATAGAAATTGTTGATGAGGCATTAGAGCGTGTCAAAAAAAGTAGAGATGTAGTTGAACGTATTATTGAAAATGAAGAAACAGTTTATGGCATTACAACAGGATTCGGATTATTTAGTGATGTGCGTATAGACCCAACACAATACAATGAATTACAAGTGAACCTTATACGTTCACATGCTTGTGGATTAGGTGAGCCATTTTCAAAAGAAGTAGCGCTCGTCATGATGGTATTAAGATTAAACACATTATTAAAGGGGCATTCAGGTGCTACTTTAGACCTCGTAAGACAATTACAATTCTTCGTAAATGAGCGTATTATACCAGTGATTCCGCAACAAGGTTCGCTTGGTGCATCAGGAGATTTAGCGCCACTATCACATTTAGCATTAGCATTAATTGGTGAAGGAAAAGTGTTTTATAAAGATATAGAAATGGATAGTGCAGACGTATTAAAGCAATTAGATAGACCACCTTTGAAACTGCAGGCTAAAGAAGGTTTAGCATTGATTAATGGTACGCAAGCTATGACAGCACAAGGTGTCATTAGTTATATAGAGGCAGAAGATTTAGGATATCAATCTGAATGGATTGCAGCATTAACACATCAGTCGCTCAATGGCATTATAGATGCATATCGTCATGAAGTGCACGCTGTTCGAAATTTTCAGGAACAAATTAATGTGGCAGCACGCATGCGTGATTGGTTAGAAGGATCAAAATTAACAACCCGACAAGCAGAAATTCGTGTACAAGACGCATATACGCTACGTTGCATTCCACAAATTCATGGCGCAAGTTTTCAAGTATTTAACTATGTTAAACAACAATTAGAATTTGAAATGAATGCGGCTAATGATAATCCATTAATATTTGAGGAAACAGATGAAACATTAGTCATTTCAGGTGGTAACTTCCATGGCCAACCGATTGCCTTTGCTTTGGATCATCTTAAATTAGGTGTAAGTGAATTAGCGAATGTATCTGAGCGTCGTCTTGAGAGATTAGTAAATCCTCAGTTAAATGGCGATTTACCAGCATTTCTTAGTCCGGAGCCAGGATTGCAAAGTGGCGCAATGATTATGCAATATGCTGCAGCAAGCCTTGTTTCTGAAAATAAAACTTTAGCTCATCCTGCAAGTGTAGATTCTATTACATCGTCTGCAAATCAAGAAGATCATGTATCTATGGGCACCACAGCAGCTAGACATGGTTATCAAATTATTGAAAATGCAAGACGTGTGCTGTCAATTGAGTGTGTGATTGCATTACAAGCAGCAGAGTTGAAAGGTATTGAAGGATTATCACCAAAAACACGTCGTAAATATGAAGAGTTTCGAAGCATAGTGCCTTCTATTACACATGATCGTCAATTTCATAAAGATATTGAAGCGGTTGCACATTATTTAAAGCAATCTCTTTATCAAACGTCTGGATGTCATTAA